Proteins co-encoded in one Babylonia areolata isolate BAREFJ2019XMU chromosome 5, ASM4173473v1, whole genome shotgun sequence genomic window:
- the LOC143282007 gene encoding uncharacterized protein LOC143282007 — protein sequence MAEGSNLSGSVMEDAVPLESMTRDSNPRPPGGPRTPVSHRPPQRTTPGRGELRSSQLPEREETLFHSKGTARGTAGEQTLPQTRAHASGARGFSPSLPQALPQGLPAQTAQGKTTVSPSQRRDDDLQHDILKGVKKASGKTEREILSVLNPSLSSFSSATPSLATTVESMGLEDIDDEEIEKFRSRFPDDIKIDHYDALILYHDSDMEAVKKFLERVNHEILLNNKEKPKVVLYGNMFAYAGTKPGELDISLEHCTYVFLYVTQKFCDDKWTEFSAQTALMNAIDSTESRWSVVPIFTEPKRKPTFKIPATIRSLKGIQYWNDDKFYVDSLRKLLEDKLHWRLDKEVDLKRERKRWIMRFKEKERRKAELRKQEDLQAEELEAEKDRKHQQRMRQRETEHREQCKISINRFEEEYCSPHYQGNNSSQTVSGYIASVCQQLQAPNSSSAEQLISQGTAEQPSMLHSRSMPSRLGDPYPAISYQPDLAGKALPQRQILNFGSLQYFPQGSPPDAFQSQATSLAPGSTSGVSFHLQESETCSKSNQPVQTASGVNLQGAAKDTPDTAVQSGGAGQPSEHHQGAGTAVSQSSPLTGAELTGTLALNRSVLKEVVDTRNESGTSDTGDTLTRTGPDGCDRSLTIKEPEKNSELPPKDDLVEDVPLDSRRYQGAVRAPPYPHRPSQYNPPHFSEAVQHQALVSHGPAHRSGNRVCAEPVGMGSHGADPRLMYGGSAGVGARFPGQVPPSQQYVTFQPAFPGHIPQGYAPTPPFYGQLLQGYPAGQLDYSAPGPFPPYGMYPVYGGIPYYHPQAGLPAHRLENLQYPPQYAFPSQPSQAPRPQPPAPPRQPQPQPQPRPAQLPEDPHPAVFHHHHYHHSSGGDEVPATTINYIKKAETVMVGNEITMGKKTRRPDAGDGACARPDPGDVVLPQPAPEDMLDPSGNQPYHFENPPASSNPARGEPSSYSPAGGREAEGLGLSDAHSSRSTLTAFREHPHPSHNPSRLTQNVSRDDRSRQTSALSSELPPPEGLPELFLESGQMYMGLPPPSHSSPSSSDQHHPLQGQDHRQASLGPVLGMGPDLQQWVQRFEQDRDTELKQYIVGPSTEDESSFSEDAENTTLKMRGSKA from the exons ATGGCAGAAGGCAGCAACCTCAGTGGGTCAGTGATGGAGGATGCCGTTCCTCTGGAGTCAATGACAA GAGACTCGAACCCAAGGCCACCTGGTGGTCCCAGAACCCCTGTTTCCCACAGGCCCCCCCAGCGGACCACACCTGGTAGGGGAGAGCTACGTTCATCCCAGCTGCCGGAGAGGGAGGAGACTCTGTTCCACTCAAAGGGAACGGCAAGAGGAACGGCAGGGGAGCAAACTCTGCCACAGACCAGGGCTCATGCCTCTGGAGCACGTGGGTTTTCACCGTCCCTTCCGCAAGCTCTGCCTCAGGGGCTGCCTGCACAAACTGCGCAGGGCAAGACCACCGTCAGCCCTTCTCAGCGCAGGGATGATGACTTACAGCATGATATTCTGAAAGGGGTCAAGAAAGCTTCAGGGAAGACTGAGCGTGAAATACTGTCCGTGCTGAACCCGTCactgtcttccttctcttcagCTACGCCGTCCTTGGCAACGACTGTAGAGAGTATGGGCCTGGAAGACATTGATGATGAGGAGATTGAGAAGTTCCGTTCCAGGTTCCCTGATGACATTAAGATAGATCACTATGACGCCTTGATTCTTTACCACGATAGCGATATGGAGGCTGTGAAAAAGTTCCTGGAGCGCGTCAATCATGAAATATTATTGAATAACAAGGAGAAACCCAAGGTGGTTTTGTATGGTAACATGTTTGCTTATGCAGGCACTAAACCAGGTGAACTTGATATATCATTAGAGCATTGCACATACGTCTTTCTGTATGTCACCCAAAAGTTTTGTGATGATAAATGGACAGAATTCTCTGCCCAGACTGCATTGATGAATGCAATTGACAGTACAGAAAGTAGGTGGTCAGTTGTTCCAATCTTCACTGAACCAAAGCGAAAACCCACCTTCAAAATACCAGCAACCATACGCTCTCTCAAAGGCATTCAGTACTGGAATGACGATAAGTTTTATGTTGATTCTCTGCGAAAACTCTTGGAAGATAAGCTGCATTGGCGCTTGGATAAGGAGGTGGACCTGAAAAGGGAGAGGAAACGTTGGATCATGAGGtttaaggaaaaagaaagacgaaaagcTGAGCTGAGAAAACAAGAAGACCTGCAGGCAGAGGAGCTGGAggcagagaaggacagaaagcaCCAGCAGCGCATGCGACAAAGGGAAACAGAACATAGAGAACAGTGCAAAATCAGCATTAACCGCTTTGAAGAAGAATACTGTAGTCCACACTATCAAGGCAATAATTCATCCCAAACTGTGTCTGGTTACATTGCGAGTGTATGTCAGCAATTACAGGCACCAAATTCATCTTCTGCTGAACAGCTCATTTCACAAGGAACGGCTGAGCAGCCTAGCATGCTCCACAGCAGGAGTATGCCCAGCAGACTTGGTGATCCCTATCCTGCTATATCATACCAACCTGACTTGGCAGGCAAGGCGCTACCCCAAAGGCAAATTCTGAACTTTGGATCTCTGCAGTACTTTCCGCAAGGTTCGCCACCGGATGCCTTTCAGTCACAAGCAACATCCCTTGCTCCCGGTTCCACTTCTGGTGTTTCGTTTCATTTGCAAGAGTCAGAAACATGCTCTAAAAGTAATCAGCCAGTGCAGACAGCCTCTGGCGTCAACCTGCAAGGTGCTGCGAAGGACACCCCAGATACGGCGGTTCAGTCAGGTGGTGCAGGGCAGCCCTCGGAACACCATCAAGGTGCAGGTACAGCTGTCTCTCAGTCATCTCCACTGACTGGAGCTGAGCTGACAGGAACACTTGCCTTAAACAGAAGTGTTTTAAAAGAAGTTGTAGACACCAGAAACGAGTCAGGCACATCGGACACAGGAGATACTCTGACACGCACAGGTCCTGATGGTTGTGACAGGTCACTGACCATAAAGGAACCAGAGAAGAATTCAGAGTTGCCTCCGAAAGATGATCTCGTGGAAGACGTGCCTCTTGACTCTCGCCGTTACCAAGGCGCAGTGAGAGCTCCTCCATATCCACACAGACCAAGTCAATACAATCCACCTCATTTTTCTGAAGCCGTCCAGCATCAGGCCTTGGTTTCCCATGGACCTGCACATCGCAGTGGTAACAGGGTGTGTGCAGAACCAGTAGGAATGGGCAGTCATGGTGCTGATCCCCGCCTGATGTATGGTGGCAGTGCAGGAGTCGGTGCCAGATTTCCAGGGCAGGTTCCTCCTTCACAGCAGTATGTCACATTTCAGCCTGCTTTTCCCGGTCACATACCGCAAGGATATGCTCCAACCCCACCTTTCTATGGACAGCTTCTGCAAGGGTACCCTGCAGGACAGTTGGACTACTCAGCCCCAGGACCGTTCCCGCCCTATGGAATGTATCCCGTATATGGTGGTATTCCGTATTACCATCCTCAAGCAGGCCTCCCGGCACACCGCCTTGAAAACCTGCAGTACCCGCCTCAGTATGCGTTCCCCTCGCAGCCGTCACAGGCACCCCGCCCTCAGCCCCCGGCACCCCCACGACAGCCACAGCCTCAGCCACAGCCCAGGCCCGCCCAGCTGCCAGAGGACCCGCACCCTGCTGtgttccaccaccatcactaccatcacagCAGCGGAGGAGATGAAGTTCCTGCCACCACCATCAACTACATCAAGAAGGCGGAGACGGTGATGGTGGGCAATGAGATCACCATGGGGAAGAAGACCAGGAGGCCGGATGCCGGTGATGGAGCCTGTGCTAGGCCAGACCCAGGGGATGTGGTGCTGCCACAGCCTGCACCAGAAGACAT GCTTGACCCCAGCGGGAACCAGCCGTATCATTTTGAGAATCCGCCTGCATCCTCGAACCCTGCCCGCGGTGAGCCATCATCGTACAGCCCAGCAGGTGGGCGGGAGGCTGAGGGTCTGGGTCTGTCCGATGCGCACAGCTCCCGGTCCACGCTTACCGCCTTCAGGGAGCACCCCCATCCATCCCACAATCCCTCCCGCCTCACGCAGAATGTCTCCAGAGATGACAGAAGTCGTCAGACTTCGGCTCTTTCGTCAGAGT